TAACCCTCGTGCGCCACAGAACACCACGCAAGGGAAGCTATCACAGAAAAGCCATGCAGCGGCCACTACCACTCCACCGTTATGTGAAATTTGCAGTGGTTCGCATCGCAATCACCATTGCACTGAACTCAATAATCTGACAACATCTCAGAAAATTGAACGAATTCGAACCGCTGGAGTTAGTTTTAATTGTCTGAGAAAGGGTCATCGTGCTCGAGAATGTCCATCAACAGTGAATTGTCGTAAGTGCCAACGACGACACCATACTTGTATGATTTTTCACTAGTGGCGAAAGTAATTCTAATTTGTACTATTTGCGATGTGATAAGTTTGGCTTTctctttgctactgtttattcaaCTGTCTCTTTGagttcattttacaattcatgCGTTCATGCAACTTAATTCTACCATAGTTCATATTCCTAACATGTTGCGTCCTGTTTACATATATAGCTCCTAGAGTTGTCAAGTGCGAagatagataaacaaaacaaaactataacttgacatatttacaaactaGCTAAACCCTAGAAATCCAACATTCCGGCCACCAAAAGAGAATTCTTTTAATCTAGTACTAATTCTATAATTCCAATtcttgaatgatttaattcctGTAGCCGTTTAATTCGTGTAACTAATTCCTATTGTTTACTATGTGATCGGCAGTGTAAACATTGCATATGTCAGTCGTGACAATGATCCTACTTCCATTCTAGCACGTGGTTTGGTTGTGAGCAGACTGATCCTCTATAGGATTTGGTAAAAGCGCAAGTCTACTCACTGCTctaacaatttcctttcctgacCCAGTGCGTAACGTTACAACTCTTACTACGCCGTCTTTACCTGGGTGCAGTGCTATTATTCGCCCTTTCGGCCACACACTAGGTGGCACGTTATCTTCCTTTATAATCACCAATTGGTTCACTTCTAACTGTATCGGTGACGCGTTAGAGTGTTTTGCTCTAGCCTGGAGTTGCTGTAAGTACTCTGGGTACCATCGTGCCCAAATCGTTTGTACATGTTTCTGCACGAGCTGGTATTCTGTCAATCGGTTGTCTTGACGATTACTAAAGTCAACCTCTGGTACCGCTTGCATATTGGACCCTACTAGGAAATGGCCTGGAGTTAAGACTTCTAAATCGGCCGGTTCATTCGACAATGGTACTAACGGACGTGAATTGAGGCATTGTTCCACTTGCGCGAGAAGGGTAAGCATGTTTTCTTGCGTAATCCTACTAACTCCTATCGTTTTAGCTATGTGCCTTTTCGCTGATTTCACTGCTGCCTCCCAAAGTCCTCCAAAATGAGGCGCCCGTGGGGGAATGAACTTCCATCGCATTTCATTTTCCGCACACCAATCAAAGATTAATCTCCTATCACTATCATCagctttcaacattttataaatgcGGTTCAATTCGTGGGCTGCTCCCTTAAACGTGGTCGCATTATCTGAGTGTAACTCAGATACCTTGCCCCTGCGTGCGACAAAACGACGTAATGCTGCCAAAAACGCTGTCGTGGTGAGATCGCTCACCAACTCGATGTGAACTGCCCGCGTTGAGAAGCACACGAAGATCGCGATGTATGCCTTTGTTGGACTCCGGTTCCGGATCGTTGATTTCAGAAGAAATGGTCCGCAATAGTCCACACCGCTTACTGCAAATGGTCTCGTCGGTGTCACTCGTGATTCAGGCAAATCAGCTACTGCCTGCTTCACCAATACCGGCTTGTTCTTAAAACAAGTGTGACATCGATGGTAAACGCTCCTTGCAAGATTTCGACCACCAATCAACCAGAAACGTTGTCGAATCGTTGCCAACATCAACTGCGGACCAGCATGTAGTAACTGCAGATGATATGCTGATACTAACAGTGTAGATAGGTGATGTGATGCCGCAAGGATGATGGGGTGCTTAACATCCttggaaatgtttgcatttcccaGCCGGCCACCGATGCGTAGCATACCTCCTTCATCAAGGTACGGTGACAACCACTTTAGCTTCGATGTTTCACCAACACGTTTCCCTCGTTGCAGGTCGTCCAGCTCTTTCGCGAATGAATCCCGTTGTGCTAGCTGGCACAACCTCAGTTCCGCACTGCGCAGTTCCGTCGCTGTAAGCGAAGGAACAGCATTTTCCAACTCCTTGATAGAAGTCGGCTTGTTGGACTTGCTCGTTGATACCTTGCTTGCTCGGCTGCATTCGATGAATCGCAAGCAGTAACCCATTACTCGTCTCAGTTTGCTGTATGACGAGAACCGTTCAAAGAGTTTGTCACGGATTTCACACTTCGCTATGACAATTAGTGACACCTTTGCTCGTTCTTCGATGTCACCGTCATCCTTCATGGGTAGTGGTACCGATTGTGGCCATTCATCTTCGCCGAGAACCAACCAATGTGGTCCATGCCACCACCGATCACACTTCAGCAACTCGTCTGGCTTTAGTCCCCGTGAAATGTCATCTGCCGGGTTATGACACCCCGGAACATGACGCCAGCATGATATCCTCGTTTCCTCCTGTATTTGGGCCACCCTGTTGGCCACAAATGGTTTCCATCGACGAGGAGGAGACTTCAGCCAGTACATGACTGTCATCGAGTCGGTCCAACAGATAGTCATCGTAGATGTCGTTAGCACTCGACTCACTTTCTGGAACAATTGCGTCGCTAATCGTGCGGCGCACAGCTCCAACCTGCCAATCGAATGGGTGTTTGCCCGAGAAACGACCTTTGATTTGGCAGCTAATAGCCGCACCGTAGTTGACCCCATGGATTCTGCTCTCACATAGCAGCAAGCTCCATATGCAATTTGCGATGCATCAGCAAATACATGCAATTGTAGGCTAACCATTTCAGCCTGGGACACAAAACGAGGCACACGTACTTTGCGTAGCAAATGTAGCGTTGAgtggaaacttctccactcttCCTGAAGCTCGCCCGGTAATGCACGATCCCAATCCCAAGCATTTCCATCATGCCTCAGACTCCATAATCGCTGCAGGAACATCTTAGCCAGGATGATGGTCGGACCCAATAGCCCAAGAGGGTCGAATATACTTGCCGTATACGACAAGACCAGACTTCTCGTTAATACTTCAGCAGGTGGTGGAAGATTGACTTTGAAGCAGAACATATCATTGGCTGGTTCCCAAACCAACCCTAGCGTTGATACTGCTTGGCCATCCTGCCATTCGTGCATCGTTTTGATCGCAAGATCCTCTAGTGGGACATCTCGTAGTGCAGCAGGAACATTTGACGCCCACTTCTTCAATGCAAAGCCGGCTGAATCCAGCATTTGCGAAATTTGCTTGCGCACTTCGATGGCATCTGCCAGGTCCGCTGCACCGGTCAATAAATCATCCACATAGAAGTCGTGTAGAACTGGATCTATCGCTTTGGGGTACTGGCCCTTGTGGTCGTGTGCAATCTGTTGCAACGTGCGTGTGGCCAAAAATGGCGCTGAGGCAGTACCGTAGGTAACTGTTTGCAACTCGTACGTTGCTATCGGGTCGGTGAATCTTTCTCGGTACCGAATTCGTAGCAGTTTGTGATCACTTTCACAATGACGAACTTGTCGATACATCTTTTCGACATCTGCTACTAGGGCTATGGCGTGCTTTCTGAACCTTAAGATGATCGTAAACAAATCATCTTGTACCGTAGGGCCTATGAGCAGCGTATCGTTTAACGAGTACCCAGATGTTGTCTTGCAGGATGCATCGAAGACAACACGTACCTTCGTGGTCGTACTCGTTTCCTTCACCACCGCATGGTGAGGGATGTAATAGTGCGGAGCACTATCATCAACAGGTTCGGTGAGTTTTCTCATGTGTCCCAATGTTTCGTATTCGGACATAAACCTTTTATATTCTCTGTCCATTTCAGGATTGTTCAACAATCGTCGTTCAACGGCAACGAGCCGTCGATCGGCTATCGCTCTAGATTGTCCCAGTACAATATCAGAATCGGTCTTCTGCGGCAAGCTTACTACGTATCGACCTTGGCTATCACGCGTTGTAGTGGCCGCATAATGCTTCTCGCATTGGTCCTCTTCTAT
This region of Anopheles marshallii chromosome 2, idAnoMarsDA_429_01, whole genome shotgun sequence genomic DNA includes:
- the LOC128718238 gene encoding uncharacterized protein LOC128718238, producing the protein MEKKIKAAQLKKRQAQTLIKNIEQFKLNYSDSDVNEIPVCLEQLEQHNANFMDAISKLEELDESAESLETYLQERCEMDNVYRKLKGFLLQKQPCEANPLNASVLFANTSVGSSGHSGPSLRLPKIGLPSFDGDSTKWLSFRDRFVSMIDSSAEIPPIMKLQYLLSSLKGEAALLFEHTTLIADNYAGTWAAMLKTYDNPRMLIRQYLRKIHHLPAVKSESADELAHLVVEFKRHVDGLEKLKEPVDSWDAPLTTLIFFKLHPSTMLAWEKHSSQAPRDKYKDLIEFLQSRVIILRSTREFSEDIKVNAAMGAGGERKVGSRPKSAVNAATTQQSTHGQSNRMQLPCPLGCEEAHNLRSCPEFLKGDVQRRREVVAKEQLCFNCLNQNHQVRSCKSLNRCITCNARHHSLLHDNTRPKVSMAAKADQEMSFLETALLWVVDDHGIRHEARALLDSGSMCNFISESLAQKLLTTRSKVSVSIIGIGQAVQQVNRSVVAAVQSKSGQFASTMEFLILKSPSAEIPITPIDTTSWKIPTVTLADPSFHIPGKIDIVIGSDAYWEMHTGKKRALGRGRPWLVETPFGWTVSGNTSHTSASSHRSCLTTVSQASLDTMLQRFWETESILEGPALSIEEDQCEKHYAATTTRDSQGRYVVSLPQKTDSDIVLGQSRAIADRRLVAVERRLLNNPEMDREYKRFMSEYETLGHMRKLTEPVDDSAPHYYIPHHAVVKETSTTTKVRVVFDASCKTTSGYSLNDTLLIGPTVQDDLFTIILRFRKHAIALVADVEKMYRQVRHCESDHKLLRIRYRERFTDPIATYELQTVTYGTASAPFLATRTLQQIAHDHKGQYPKAIDPVLHDFYVDDLLTGAADLADAIEVRKQISQMLDSAGFALKKWASNVPAALRDVPLEDLAIKTMHEWQDGQAVSTLGLVWEPANDMFCFKVNLPPPAEVLTRSLVLSYTASIFDPLGLLGPTIILAKMFLQRLWSLRHDGNAWDWDRALPGELQEEWRSFHSTLHLLRKVRVPRFVSQAEMVSLQLHVFADASQIAYGACCYVRAESMGSTTVRLLAAKSKVVSRANTHSIGRLELCAARLATQLFQKVSRVLTTSTMTICWTDSMTVMYWLKSPPRRWKPFVANRVAQIQEETRISCWRHVPGCHNPADDISRGLKPDELLKCDRWWHGPHWLVLGEDEWPQSVPLPMKDDGDIEERAKVSLIVIAKCEIRDKLFERFSSYSKLRRVMGYCLRFIECSRASKVSTSKSNKPTSIKELENAVPSLTATELRSAELRLCQLAQRDSFAKELDDLQRGKRVGETSKLKWLSPYLDEGGMLRIGGRLGNANISKDVKHPIILAASHHLSTLLVSAYHLQLLHAGPQLMLATIRQRFWLIGGRNLARSVYHRCHTCFKNKPVLVKQAVADLPESRVTPTRPFAVSGVDYCGPFLLKSTIRNRSPTKAYIAIFVCFSTRAVHIELVSDLTTTAFLAALRRFVARRGKVSELHSDNATTFKGAAHELNRIYKMLKADDTTRVRCRFSCVDTTDTLMEKSGLELNPIRCTGAADLQLDLDFISIITSFMNVEV